In Clostridium swellfunianum, a genomic segment contains:
- a CDS encoding Ger(x)C family spore germination protein, protein MKVYKLFISIVLIISISSFFLSGVRRESVEKLAINSAIGYDLEENAQGIKIRSATASRYMVTENEVESMNVTSRGRTIPELREERQRKLDKKILLGLEKVYIISDEYARYGIKDIMDSFFRNPDVKDSTLLCICEGKAEDIMNTKLEGYPSAGDYIEGLIRYSRELNFFPDNYKLIDAYLRLDAEGRNLVLPYIKVEENTIVISGLALFKEDKMVGLLPMGRTKQHNVLRENNLMGLITIQENSDKYLGIYGKSKRKVKCYKENDKYRFVINLKITGDIITNEYEAMLINKPDKKKEAEDKLKANLEKELRAFLENLKSEYKVDTLELGRVAAAKYGRKTGVDWNEIVSNSEIDVNVTVKIAKFGRGDY, encoded by the coding sequence ATGAAAGTATATAAGCTGTTTATTTCTATAGTACTTATAATATCTATTAGTTCATTTTTTCTTTCTGGAGTCAGAAGAGAATCTGTTGAAAAGCTAGCTATAAATTCGGCTATCGGCTATGATCTAGAAGAAAATGCACAAGGAATAAAAATACGTTCAGCAACTGCTAGTCGTTATATGGTAACGGAAAATGAAGTTGAGTCTATGAATGTAACAAGCAGAGGTAGAACTATTCCAGAATTAAGGGAAGAAAGACAAAGAAAACTGGATAAAAAGATTTTGCTTGGGTTGGAAAAGGTATATATCATAAGCGATGAATATGCTAGATATGGAATAAAAGATATTATGGACAGTTTTTTTAGAAATCCGGATGTTAAGGATTCTACCTTGCTTTGTATTTGTGAGGGTAAAGCAGAGGATATTATGAATACTAAGCTAGAAGGATATCCTTCAGCAGGAGACTATATCGAAGGTCTTATTAGGTATTCAAGAGAACTTAATTTTTTTCCTGACAACTATAAATTAATAGATGCTTATCTTAGATTAGATGCAGAAGGTCGTAACTTAGTTCTCCCGTATATTAAAGTTGAAGAAAACACAATAGTAATTTCAGGACTAGCACTTTTTAAGGAAGATAAGATGGTTGGACTATTGCCTATGGGAAGGACTAAGCAGCATAATGTACTGCGAGAAAACAATCTAATGGGTCTTATTACTATACAGGAAAACTCTGATAAGTATTTGGGTATTTACGGAAAAAGTAAAAGAAAGGTTAAGTGCTACAAGGAAAATGACAAATATAGGTTTGTAATAAACTTAAAAATTACTGGAGATATAATTACTAACGAATATGAGGCAATGCTAATTAATAAACCCGATAAAAAGAAAGAAGCTGAAGATAAGCTTAAAGCTAACCTGGAAAAGGAATTAAGAGCTTTTTTAGAGAACTTAAAGTCAGAATATAAAGTGGATACCTTAGAGCTTGGAAGAGTAGCAGCAGCCAAGTATGGAAGAAAGACAGGGGTAGACTGGAATGAAATTGTTTCAAACTCAGAAATAGATGTTAATGTTACTGTAAAAATAGCTAAGTTTGGAAGGGGAGATTACTAA